The nucleotide window TTGTACCAGCACCTGAAACCTCACATGCATTAAGGGCTGTAATTGACGAGGCATTAGAAGCTAAGAAAAATAACGAGAAGAAGGTGATAGTTGTTAACTTTAGCGGTCACGGATTGCTAGACCTAGGTAACTATGAATCAATTAAGAGGAGGATAGGGAATAAGAAATGAGGAGGATGTTAGTAACTTATATGACTTTAGGCTACCCTTCGTTAGACCCTTTTTATAATTTCATAGAGAAGAGCGTTGAACTGGGCACTGATATCCTTGAGATAGGTGTTCCTCCAAAATACGCTAAATATGACGGTCCTGTGATCAGGAAAAGCTATAAGGCTGTAACAAACTGGTTAAAAGATTACTACTCCGTATTGGCTGAAGTTAGAAAAAGAGTTTCGGTACCTATAGTAATTCTCACCTATTTAGAGGACTATGTAGATCAGTTGGACTCTTTCCTAGAGAAATTAAGAGAGATAGGTATCGATGGTATATTATTCCCTGATCTATTAATTGATTTCGTGGACGACTATGTATCTTACGTTAATGATATCAAAAAGCACGGGTTAAAAGCCGTACTTTTCACTGCACCTTCAGTACCTGATAACTTAATCCAAGAGGCTTCAAAGATTTCCGACCTTTTCCTCTACTACGGTGTTAGACCAACTACTGGGGTTATTATACCGGTTAGTGTTGACTCTTTAATTATACGTGTAAGAAACCTGGTTCAAAATAAACTAGTTGTAGGTTTTGGACTTAACGACTTCAACGATTTAAGAAAGGCACTAAGTGCTGGTGCTGACGGTGTG belongs to Stygiolobus caldivivus and includes:
- the trpA gene encoding tryptophan synthase subunit alpha; translated protein: MRRMLVTYMTLGYPSLDPFYNFIEKSVELGTDILEIGVPPKYAKYDGPVIRKSYKAVTNWLKDYYSVLAEVRKRVSVPIVILTYLEDYVDQLDSFLEKLREIGIDGILFPDLLIDFVDDYVSYVNDIKKHGLKAVLFTAPSVPDNLIQEASKISDLFLYYGVRPTTGVIIPVSVDSLIIRVRNLVQNKLVVGFGLNDFNDLRKALSAGADGVAIGTAFIEEIEKNGIESALKLVKEIRGILDEYS